Proteins from one Salmo salar chromosome ssa07, Ssal_v3.1, whole genome shotgun sequence genomic window:
- the LOC106609776 gene encoding smoothened homolog gives MSSHGWSSIVGGFGMLCVWAASFLVTHAVTVQRNETIFNDFCKKTTTCEVLKYNTCLGSPLPYTHTSLVLAEDSSTQDEAFEKLAMWSGLRNAPRCWAVIQPLLCAVYMPKCDNGQVELPSQHLCQATRRPCSIVDQERGWPNFLKCEETDKYPMGCTNEVQKLKFNTSGQCEAPLVKTDVQASWYKDVEGCGIQCNNPLFTDEEHSDMHAYIAVFGTVTLLCTFFTLATFLADWKNSNRYPAVILFYINTCFFMGSIGWLAQFMDGARKEIVCKSDNTMRLGEPSSTETLSCVIIFSLVYYSLMSGVIWFVMLTYAWHTSFKALGTTHQPLSGKTSYFHMVTWSVPFILTVAILATAEVDGDSVSGICFVGYKNYHYRAGFVLAPIGVVLVIGGYFLIRGVMTLFSIKSNHPGLLSEKAASKINETMLRLGIFGFLAFGFVLITFGCHFYDFFNQAEWEKSFREYVLCEANVTIAHQTNKPIPECTIKNRPSLLVEKINLFSMFGTGIAMSTWVWTKATILIWKRTWCKVIGRSDDEPKRIKKSKMIAKAFSKRKELHKDPEKELSFSMHTVSHDGPVAGINFDLNGEPSNEMSSAWAQHVTKMVARRGAILPQDISVTPTGTPVPPPEERNKLWMVEAEISPEMMMKRKKKRKKRKKEARPLEELAEHQGYRRREFGTSSVPRLPKLPGHRSLVANLRQHQEEAEDVLPGSYPEFRPSHPLPDQERYGGALGASSSQRSRYPDLNPLSLSDLPEDLGLGPRCRPQQPPPSFWQPNGAFHYSGEVAPMAGVSGRTDHVGRSQGGQRRAEWGQIHSRTNLMEAELMDADSDF, from the exons ATGTCTTCCCATGGCTGGAGTTCCATTGTTGGTGGGTTCGGGATGCTTTGCGTTTGGGCTGCCTCCTTTCTGGTTACTCATGCGGTAACGGTCCAGAGAAACGAAACAATTTTCAATGATTTCTGCAAGAAAACTACAACATGTGAAGTGCTTAAATATAATACATGTCTTGGGTCACCACTACCGTACACGCACACGTCTCTTGTCTTGGCTGAAGACTCAAGTACCCAAGACGAAGCATTTGAGAAGTTGGCCATGTGGTCTG GTCTGAGGAACGCCCCTCGCTGCTGGGCGGTCATCCAGCCCCTGCTGTGTGCAGTCTACATGCCCAAGTGTGACAACGGGCAGGTGGAGCTTCCCAGCCAGCATCTGTGCCAGGCTACACGTCGCCCCTGCAGCATCGTGGACCAGGAGAGGGGCTGGCCCAACTTCCTCAAGTGTGAGGAGACGGACAAGTACCCCATGGGCTGCACG AACGAGGTGCAGAAGCTGAAGTTCAACACGTCGGGACAGTGCGAAGCCCCCCTGGTGAAGACAGACGTTCAGGCCAGCTGGTACAAAGATGTGGAGGGCTGCGGCATCCAGTGCAACAACCCTCTGTTCACCGACGAGGAGCACTCGGACATGCACGCCTACATCGCTGTGTTCGGCACCGTCACCCTGCTCTGCACCTTTTTCACTCTG GCCACCTTTCTGGCGGACTGGAAGAATTCAAACCGTTACCCTGCCGTCATCCTCTTCTACATCAATACCTGTTTCTTCATGGGCAGTATCGGCTGGCTGGCTCAGTTCATGGATGGAGCTCGCAAAGAGATCGTGTGTAAGAGTGACAACACCATGCGTTTAGGGGAGCCCTC gtCTACCGAGACTCTGTCGTGTGTCATCATCTTCAGCCTCGTCTACTACTCCCTGATGTCTGGGGTGATCTGGTTCGTCATGCTGACCTACGCCTGGCACACGTCCTTCAAGGCCCTGGGCACCACCCACCAGCCCCTGTCGGGCAAGACCTCATACTTCCACATGGTCACATGGTCCGTCCCCTTCATCCTCACTGTGGCTATTCTAGCCACCGCTGAG GTGGACGGAGACTCTGTCAGTGGGATCTGTTTCGTGGGCTATAAGAACTACCACTACCGTGCTGGCTTTGTGTTGGCTCCCATTGGAGTTGTGCTTGTCATTGGTGGCTATTTCCTCATACGAG GAGTCATGACGTTGTTCTCCATCAAGAGTAACCACCCGGGTCTTCTGAGTGAGAAGGCAGCGagcaaaatcaacgaaacaatgCTAAGACTTG GTATATTTGGGTTCCTGGCGTTTGGCTTTGTCTTAATCACGTTTGGCTGCCACTTCTACGACTTCTTCAACCAGGCTGAGTGGGAGAAGAGCTTCAGAGAATATGTGTT GTGTGAGGCCAATGTGACGATCGCTCATCAGACCAACAAGCCGATCCCAGAATGTACTATCAAGAACCGTCCCAGTCTACTGGTGGAAAAGATTAATCTGTTCTCCATGTTCGGCACGGGCATCGCCATGAGCACCTGGGTGTGGACCAAGGCCACTATCCTCATCTGGAAACGCACCTGGTGCAA GGTTATCGGCCGTAGCGACGATGAGCCCAAGAGGATAAAGAAGAGCAAGATGATAGCCAAGGCCTTCTCCAAGCGCAAGGAGCTCCACAAAGACCCAGAGAAGGAGCTGTCCTTCAGCATGCACACGGTCTCCCATGATGGGCCAGTAG CTGGCATCAACTTTGACCTGAACGGGGAGCCATCCAACGAGATGTCTTCAGCCTGGGCCCAGCATGTGACCAAGATGGTGGCCAGGAGGGGCGCCATTCTGCCGCAGGACATCTCTGTCACCCCTACAGGGACACCTG TTCCACCCCCAGAAGAGAGGAACAAGCTGTGGATGGTGGAGGCGGAGATCTCCCCTgagatgatgatgaagaggaagaagaagaggaagaagaggaagaaggaggCACGTCCTCTGGAGGAGCTGGCCGAACACCAGGGCTACCGTCGGCGAGAGTTTGGCACCAGCTCGGTGCCACGGCTACCCAAGCTGCCCGGCCACAGGAGCCTGGTGGCCAATCTGAGGCAGCAccaggaggaggctgaggacGTCCTTCCAGGCTCTTACCCTGAGTTTAGGCCCTCTCATCCGCTGCCTGACCAAGAGAGGTACGGAGGAGCCCTGGGGGCCTCCTCTAGCCAGAGGAGCAGgtaccctgacctcaaccccctctCCCTCAGTGACCTGCCAGAGGACCTCGGCCTGGGGCCTCGCTGCCGCCCCCAACAACCACCCCCCTCCTTCTGGCAGCCCAATGGAGCGTTCCACTACTCCGGGGAGGTGGCGCCTATGGCAGGGGTGTCTGGGAGGACAGACCACGTGGGGAGGTCGCAGGGGGGTCAAAGGAGGGCGGAGTGGGGGCAGATCCACTCTAGAACCAACCTGATGGAGGCGGAGCTTATGGATGCTGACTCTGACTTCTGA